One part of the Raphanus sativus cultivar WK10039 chromosome 7, ASM80110v3, whole genome shotgun sequence genome encodes these proteins:
- the LOC108829706 gene encoding uncharacterized protein LOC108829706 — translation MEIKVKPKALESEIIATKVVEDDMKEMKECVLIGQAADEDIAKEQANMSHNSDEAKQDQDQTKSDSRSSSSSLEMIKKLENGRDSRQNVENTKKEEEKKENNNMKHKKASSHVWDCGSSLYDSFELNSFKRQLESAISASSARTMSMSHLPDRRIPLLNSLSPEYPLPPPPVTSCSSSGNKKLSNKISRSLQRFLKSVFRPKHHQTLSSSTPSSPVYKRAGHGGGGGDKDRYYVVYDKSGSLTTIPESTEKEVGPEINSLVRKTVSERFPASRVAGITCA, via the exons ATGGAGATCAAAGTCAAACCAAAAGCCTTAGAGTCAGAGATTATAGCAACTAAAGTAGTGGAAGATGATATGAAGGAGATGAAAGAGTGTGTCCTGATTGGTCAAGCCGCAGATGAAGATATTGCTAAAGAACAAGCAAATATGAGTCACAACTCAGATGAAGCAAAACAAGATCAAGATCAAACTAAGAGTGACTCAAGATCGTCATCCTCATCACTTGAGATGATAAAAAAGTTGGAAAATG GCAGAGATTCGAGACAGAACGTAGAAAACAccaaaaaggaagaagagaagaaagagaataATAACATGAAGCACAAGAAGGCGAGTTCACACGTGTGGGACTGTGGTAGCTCTCTCTACGACTCTTTCGAGCTGAACTCGTTCAAACGCCAACTCGAATCAGCTATATCTGCTTCCTCCGCCAGAACTATGTCCATGTCTCACCTCCCCGACCGCCGAATCCCTCTTCTGAACTCGCTCTCGCCGGAatatcctcttcctcctccgccGGTTACTTCTTGTTCCTCCTCCGGAAACAAGAAACTTTCAAACAAGATCTCTCGTTCTCTTCAGAGATTCTTGAAATCAGTGTTCAGACCAAAACATCATCAAACTTTGTCCTCAAGCACTCCTTCTTCGCCGGTCTACAAAAGGGCGGGTCATGGCGGAGGCGGTGGCGATAAAGATCGATACTACGTCGTTTATGACAAGTCAGGATCGTTGACCACGATTCCAGAGTCAACAGAGAAGGAAGTGGGCCCGGAGATTAACTCTCTTGTTAGGAAAACCGTGTCCGAGAGATTCCCGGCGAGTCGAGTAGCTGGTATAACATGTGCatga